atttattttcctaatttaaaatttaatatatttttttattcagaaaaataaaagtTAGGAAAAACATAAGAAAATATTTTTTGTACATATTACAATGCGTGCCCATAGTCAAAACGATTCTTATTTCGAGACAAATATGGTAAATTTCATCAATAAAATCATTTCAATTTgtaaatcatcatcatcatgcAAGCATTACtctatttttaaattaaataattatattctTGTTCTATAAGAAAAATTCTCGGACCGGGTCTCCCCAAATCAATTTGGATTTTCATCCTTCGACACTTCCCAAAAAAACATAATTCTTTTTACTAATTTTTCTTTGTGTTATGTGAATAAATAAATTATCTCAATAATTTTACACATACAGAAGAGATCTTAGAATTTTATGTTATCACACTCATAGATTTTGTATTTCGAGCTCCgccaaaagaaaaaaaaaatcaaactaACTCCTTTAGAAAaaaactattttttttaaaaggaaACGTTTATGATATTATAACCTTAACATTTTTTAtgctattatataatttttattaaaaaaaagcAATTAATATATTAGAATCATGAATTAGATATAAAAAAAGTTGtttaagaaaaagatataaaaaaaaGTGAGCCATATCTATAATTCAGCTGCTTCATTTTTTCTTCAACCCCTGTGGCCCTGTCAGAAAAAAGATGAAGAAACTACAACCCAACAAAAATAGAGTTAAACTGACACACACACTATATACTTATATATAAATCGAATCTTGGGAGTGAGGCTAAATTGAGGACTGAAATGCGGACGGTGGCGTTGGGAATTTCACTTACCAGTCTTTCTGTCAATTTTAATAACACCCCCACACCCACTTCTTCTCCTTGCAGATTCCCCTCTCATCTCTCCAGAtcaggtctctctctctctctccccatctctctctctctctctgtctctctctctctctctctctctctctctctccccctttctctctccatctctctcccccccctcttcccatctccctctctctctctctctccacaCACACAATACCAGTTCTGTTAAAAATGATATATTGATTATCAAATATGTTTTATTGGGGGTATAGTTACGTTTCTTGTATATTTTATGATCAGTTAGTTGAATGTTTGTTCCGTGATTATATTTGATATTTGATATTTTGAGTGACCCTTGTTTTTAGTTTTGGCTTATTCTTTGTTTGTTTGTGGGTTTATGTTTATCTTTTAAGAATTGTCAACTGATTTGCCATCCACAAGTTTTTATAAACATCAAGGTTCTACAAGGGTACTTTTTTAGTGATTAGTGGAATTCATTTTTTTGATTCTGTTGTATATGGAGAAAACTTTGTAATTAGTTATCAGTTCATGTCAGTATGTCATGAGTTAACTACCCACAAGCATAAGTATGCAGTATATCCTAATTTATTTTCATAAAGGTTCGATTTTACAAATTTCGAGATGCTTTGTTTGAACATGATATACATGTAAGCACAATTTGGCGAGATGATCTTAATTTTCTATTATAGATAATATTTTATATGTTATGGTTCCTTTGATTTTCTGGGGTGGTGCGATTGTTGGTTGGTAGAAACCATACTTTGAGATAACAAACTTGAGGCTGAGCTGATAGTTTGGACACTGATGTATATACTTGTAGCAATGAAATCTAAAGATCATACAActctaatttattaaagaatTGAACCTTAATCAGTTGCCAGCAATGTGCCTCTTATTAAATTTGCGTTTGCTAAGTTCTTTCAGTTGAGTATCTAGCAATAGTTAAAATTGAATTGTTCGAATAATCAAACTTTAAGGTTTCAAAGgcttaatttttgaaattaaggATTCTGTACGTTAATGCGTGTAAACATCAGGTCCTAAATTGTTATTGAGCTTAAATCTAAACAACTTTTCTCTGATGTGTGCAACATAAAAGAACTTTCTTGCAATATTATGGCTTTTATGGGTGTAGAACCATCTCATCGGATCATTTTGTTTATGGTTATAGGGATATGCAAAGCCAGTCAAGTGGCGGAGTTATTCCCAACTCTATCACCTGAGATTGTTGTACGAGAGGCCAGATTAGAGGACTGCTGGGAAGTAGCAGAGACCCACTGTAGCTCTTTCTTCCCAGAGTACTCCTTTCCTTTAGATTTCGTCCTAAGGATTGATAGGTTGTTAGCTATGGTAATGGGATTCTCTGTACCTAATGGTTGTCAGAGAACCTGTTTAGTTGCTGTGACTGGCAGTTCTGATGAAGATACATTCTTCATTGGAAGTGAAGACCTCAAAATTGGCGGGTTTGATGGGAAATTTAGTCTAAATAAAGGGTATGTAACTGGAATATTAACTGTGGATACTGTCGCTGATTTTCTTCCCAGAAAGGGACCGCTCCGAAATAGAAGGTCAGTATATCTATCCACTTTCTGCATATATAACAAGGGCTCCCTCAAGACTGCAGTGCAACAATAAAGCTTTCATGTGAACCTACCATTAGTAGTTTCTGAATAAGATTATGTTGAGTTATGTTGATAATATCATAATACAAACCTTTTCCCCATCGATACAATGATAGTTTGGTATCTAGTACACTTTAAAAAGCCCTAGCAATAAAGCTTACTTAAACCTTGCTATTTAAGAGGATGTCAATTTCTTTATCTTTGTAATATAAGAAATATCCAACTATAATTTTATTAGTCATGCATTACTGTTTTAGCTTGAAATTACCAGCATACGTCACACTGAGTAGTTTGTTTGCTAATTTTGTAATCTGGTTTTGCAATTGCCTTCTTTAATGCACAGGGCGTAAAGTTGACTGAAAATGGAAATTTAACCTTGTTAGTATTAATAATTTGATTGGACTGTTGTCCATTTTGTGATACGTTCATCATGTTTGCCGTGATACTTAATTTCCCTTGAATTTACTATCCATGATGCAAACTTCTGCAACCATCATTACGTAAGCTAGATAATCACATAAATTTCTATTTGCTTAAATAACTTACATGCTTATGATGCATATAGAGCTCAATTATTTTTCACAATTGCAAATCAACTGTCTTTTTACATTCAGAATTTAATATTTCTTGCAGTCGAACATTTTAAATTTGCAGCTTAAGTAAGAATGATGATGATCTACTTTCAATAAACCCCACCAGTTTTCTTTTGCTTCTCTTCTAATAATGTATCCCTGTCTCGCTAGTAGGAGGTGCTAAACTGGTGTTTTGTTTTTAGTTTATAATTGTTTACTAAACagttattaatatttttaaatatatgtCAAGTGGCGTAGAGAAAATATGTGAACTCTTTCACTTCACACACAAAAAATTTGTCTTTTTTGCTTAAAATTGCTATTGTTCTTTTCATATGACATACTCCTACTCTCCGCGATGGCATAGCATATTAAAATGAAGCGTGGTTCAAGTCTCATGATGAAGGGCACTTAATGTGAAAACACAACTCCAGTTCATATAATGTGCAACCATGCTGCTGATTTTCACCTTTAAAATGTTACGAAACTGAGACATAAATATTCTCTTCACAGAACTGGAGTTGCATATGTATCAAATGTTGCAGTTCGAGATAGATATCGAAGGAAGGGGATAGCTAAAAAGCTTATAGTCAAAGCAGAAGCTCTAGCGAAAAGCTGGGAATGTCGTGCCATTGCATTGCACTGTGACCTAAACAATCCAGGGGCAGTAAATTTGTACAAAGGTCAAGGTTTTAAAAGCATAAAAGTACCAGAAGGAGCGAAGTGGCCCCAACCTAAGACTGCACCAGATGTCCAATTCAACTTCATGATGAAGATTCTAAATGCCTAAAGCAATTATTAGTCATGATATATTGGTTATTGCCCTAAGGAAAACATTACTAAGAAAGTGAGGTAATCAAATGGTGTTTCCCACTTGCTTCTATGTGCATATGGggcgtgtatatatatatttttagggAAATTCGAATATCTTATATTTTAGAGAAATTCAGATATCATGTTGACCGAATCATTTACAAATTTGTACTTCTGTATGTAGTTAATCATTTTCCTTGAATCTCAGGACAGGGATGCATATCAGTTAAATATTTTACTATGTATTCCCTTGTTTGTGTTATCGATGGCTTTTCTGATTCGATTTTTAGAAGTTGTCCATCGGAGTAGAGGAATGGTGAGGGGGGGGGGGGGATGCCATGTTTAGCAGGCATTCCCTACCTCTTTGTATCTGTATTTCTCTTCCTGTTAAATTCTTAAAGTTATGGAAATCGACATATTTACAACTATGAACACGACTCTAAATCGGGTAATTCTTTCTTGACAGGTAAAAACTTCCAACCCTGTGCATTGAATTCAATACATTGAATTCCAGTTTTGGACTTGAACAAGGAGTCACATTGGCATTGTAGGCTCCTATGGCCTAATGATAATATTTTTTTTCCCTTCTCTAAATTTCATTGAAAACATAGGTATACAAGTATATCTATGATCATCATCATCAACTAAAACAACAAACAGATGaagtatttcaatttttcaaGCTCGCTCATCAACTACAACAAATCAACCATAAATGTTATCTGACATTTTGACCTTTAAGAAGAAATTTAACATTACTTACATGAGTAAACTGAAAAAGACAAATAGACACCAAAACAATAATGAGATAATCCAGAATAACATAACATCACTCAATATCACTatattttaacaatttttttatCTCTTGTTTTTGAATAAACATATCATTTTCATGATTATTAATGACAACAACATCTCGAGATTATTATAAAAACAACTTAGCAGCAATGACATTTAGAATGTGACTCTCTTCTTGTTATTAACGATTCATGAAAATGAATAGTGATAATCCATGTCGAATTGGCAATCACCGAGAAGTACTAGATTTTTAAACCCATCTATTTATGAtcatttttatacataattaaatttatggattttttttTTACCTATCATTGTATATTTAGCAGGGAAGAAGAGAATTGCTAATCACAAAAATCCATTTAATCCATATATTTCACtcatataaaataattatattatttattagcTTCACTATTTAAAAGATGACAAAATATCAAAATATCCATTTGGGGGCTAGTGACCAAAATAATGATTGACTCAATTATGGATTTTTTTTTACCTATCATTGTATATTTAGCAGGGAAGAAGAGAATTGCTAATCACAAAAATCCATTTTATCCATATATTTCACTCATATAAAATGATGATATTATTTATTAGCTTCACTATTTTTAAAAGATGACAAAAAATATGTTTTTCTGTGAAAAAACAAAATATCCATTTGGGGCTAGTGACCAAAATACCGATTGACGGGAATGTCCGCTCAAAATGACATATTCcacttttaaaattttaacaaagAGCACGCATTTGAATGCGTttcattttttgtttttttacaCGTCATGCGCATGAGGTTAAATATTTAGCATGCATAGCATGtgcattttttgtaaaaaaaatcaaAGATGAATACGCATTCATGAAATGTGTATTTCGTGGGAAATTTGGGCGGACACTCCCGCCAATTAGTATTTTGGACAGTTTAACCCCAAAAAGAGTTTATTTTGTGCATTATTTCTTTTGATATCCTTTTTAAACAATTGAAGATAATTTCTACCGGTTTAAAATTCACACTAGCCTACCAGGTACATAATTAAAATCTGAAATTCCATCAAAATTCAATTTTGTAAAAGTaaaatgaaattttattttatttttatcgttctctttataagattattcaaaaaaaatattgttATTTAAAAAGTAGGgggttttcaaaaatattaatattGTAGAATGTATTTTAAAAAATACGATCCACGACACTTGCAATCTTGTATTCAATTTCGAGCAAATTCCTCTACAACATTTGTAACCTCGTGTGCAACTTCGAACAATATCATCTGCACCCTTATATGCAATAAAATATGTAAATAAGTTAAAAAACATATCTATTTTTGATAAATTCCCAAAAAAGTATTtgcaattttagaaataatttatGTAAAAACTTCTTTTTAATTAGGAAAAATGTGTAAAGCCCAATACAAAAGACTATAACAAATCCTACATTCATCAAACAAGCCCAAACATCTATCATCAAAAGCCCGGTCCAAACCGGGCGGTCGGCGCTTGTTTTGCTTATATAAACCCACGCGCACACCCAGCTTAACCAATACGCTAGTGAGAGAAACAAAACAATAACAAAAAAACATTCTATCCATTCTAGAGAGAGAAAGTAAAGATGATTGAGGTGGTGTTGAACGACCGTCTTGGCAAGAAGGTTCGCGTCAAGTGCAACGATGATGACACAATTGGCGATCTAAAGAAGCTGGTTGCTGCACAAACTGGGACACGCGCTGAGAAGATACGTATCCAAAAGTGGTATAATATTTACAAGGATCATATTACTCTTCGTGACTATGAGATTCATGATGGAATGGGTCTCGAGCTTTACTACAATTAGACCGGCCCATCTTGTTTATCGGGTATGTTGTTGATTGTCTTTTCTTTGTGTTTGAATTTTTGAATTGGTGTTTTTTAGGGTTTTGTGAATTGGGTTTTGTTCAATTTGAGTTTGATGAATTGGGTTGTGTTTGAATTTGAGTTTAGTGAATTGGGTATTTTTTAGAGAATTATGTTATGTTTACGGATGATTTTCGACTTTTGTGTATTGTTATTTGTTGGTTTTATTACTGTTGTTGTACTGTTAAAGAATTAAGCCTCGGTGTTGCGAAAACATGTTACATGTGAGTGGATTAGGTGAGGGCCGTTTACTCTTTTGAAGGACTTGGATTGCTTAAAAAAGGGGAGATACTTTTAGGCCAACAAACATATGATGAACAACTTGTTGAATAGGTGTGTTGATGTAGGAACAGAACCCCTGGTTTATTCCCACGTGTATTACTCGTTAATTCCCGATATTCAATAGTTGTTAATTTTGTTCGGGAGGAGGGATCTGATTAACTTTCTATGGTTTTGGAAGGGATATCTTTGTTTTCATGATGTGTTGTATTTAGGTGTGCAAACCCCTTTAGCTTGTATAAAGTCTT
The sequence above is drawn from the Apium graveolens cultivar Ventura chromosome 2, ASM990537v1, whole genome shotgun sequence genome and encodes:
- the LOC141707139 gene encoding GCN5-related N-acetyltransferase 4, chloroplastic, with protein sequence MRTVALGISLTSLSVNFNNTPTPTSSPCRFPSHLSRSGICKASQVAELFPTLSPEIVVREARLEDCWEVAETHCSSFFPEYSFPLDFVLRIDRLLAMVMGFSVPNGCQRTCLVAVTGSSDEDTFFIGSEDLKIGGFDGKFSLNKGYVTGILTVDTVADFLPRKGPLRNRRTGVAYVSNVAVRDRYRRKGIAKKLIVKAEALAKSWECRAIALHCDLNNPGAVNLYKGQGFKSIKVPEGAKWPQPKTAPDVQFNFMMKILNA
- the LOC141707140 gene encoding ubiquitin-like protein 5 translates to MIEVVLNDRLGKKVRVKCNDDDTIGDLKKLVAAQTGTRAEKIRIQKWYNIYKDHITLRDYEIHDGMGLELYYN